A DNA window from Polyangia bacterium contains the following coding sequences:
- a CDS encoding alpha/beta hydrolase has protein sequence MIEHSTVAVRGANLHVARAGRGRPLLLLHGWPEFWLTWEPVMTRLANRFDLIAPDLRGFGGSDKPEGPFGPAEQAEDLVGLLDALGIGSVGIVSHDVGATITQTLARRHPNRIVGLFFFNFMYPGIGKRFTAPTHLQHVWHTWFNQSDLAPDLLAASPEAVRRFFTFFLRKWAHRKEVFDDAAIDAFVANFQAPGNLAGGFAHYRAVAAQRRAEASDDPPPPQPPIPLPTCVRWAQCDPTLPAEWSDRLAETFPNLDFAPFPDAGHFPHREQPDRASAEIGTFFERLSAPDWQA, from the coding sequence ATGATTGAGCACTCCACCGTCGCCGTCCGGGGCGCCAACCTACATGTCGCGCGCGCCGGGCGGGGGCGGCCGCTGCTTCTCCTTCATGGCTGGCCGGAGTTCTGGTTGACCTGGGAACCGGTGATGACCCGCTTGGCAAACCGCTTCGACCTGATCGCGCCCGATTTGCGCGGCTTTGGCGGCAGCGACAAGCCGGAAGGGCCGTTCGGGCCGGCCGAGCAGGCGGAGGATCTCGTCGGGCTGCTCGACGCACTCGGAATCGGATCGGTCGGGATCGTGTCGCACGACGTGGGCGCGACGATCACGCAGACGCTGGCCCGGCGCCATCCCAACCGGATCGTCGGCTTGTTCTTCTTCAACTTCATGTATCCGGGAATCGGCAAACGCTTTACCGCGCCCACCCATCTCCAGCACGTATGGCACACCTGGTTCAACCAGAGCGACCTTGCGCCCGATTTGCTGGCGGCCTCACCGGAGGCCGTGCGCCGCTTTTTCACATTCTTCCTGCGGAAGTGGGCGCACCGGAAGGAGGTGTTCGACGACGCCGCGATCGATGCGTTCGTGGCCAACTTCCAGGCGCCCGGCAACCTCGCCGGCGGGTTTGCCCACTACCGCGCTGTTGCCGCCCAGCGCCGCGCGGAGGCATCCGACGATCCGCCCCCGCCGCAGCCGCCAATCCCGCTTCCGACCTGCGTGCGTTGGGCGCAGTGCGACCCGACGCTGCCGGCGGAGTGGTCCGATCGGCTGGCGGAAACCTTCCCGAACCTCGATTTTGCGCCCTTCCCGGACGCCGGCCACTTCCCGCACCGTGAGCAGCCGGACCGCGCTTCTGCCGAGATCGGAACGTTCTTCGAACGTCTGAGCGCGCCGGACTGGCAGGCGTGA